One Tenacibaculum sp. MAR_2010_89 DNA window includes the following coding sequences:
- a CDS encoding OsmC family protein: MMINGLNLEALGAYKATVEKNATNGMYNGGIKATWMGGTKVGVTTNDLTLGNDTISHDFSFTIDEPEQLLGAHSAPTPQDYMLGGLSGCMMVTFVAMCSIKGIELESVSLEIKSGLDLQGFLGVNETSPVGFDTIEYAFTVKGNGNEIQYKEAADEVIKFSPNYATMANKVKMIASLNIL; this comes from the coding sequence ATGATGATTAACGGATTAAATTTAGAAGCGTTAGGAGCTTACAAAGCAACAGTTGAGAAAAATGCTACAAATGGGATGTATAATGGTGGTATTAAAGCAACATGGATGGGAGGTACTAAAGTAGGTGTTACCACCAATGATCTTACTTTAGGAAATGATACTATTTCTCACGATTTTTCATTTACTATTGATGAACCTGAACAATTATTAGGAGCACATTCAGCTCCGACACCACAAGATTATATGTTGGGTGGGCTTTCAGGATGTATGATGGTTACTTTTGTAGCAATGTGTTCAATTAAAGGAATAGAATTAGAATCAGTAAGTTTAGAGATAAAATCTGGGCTAGACCTTCAAGGTTTTTTGGGTGTTAATGAAACTTCTCCTGTTGGTTTTGATACTATTGAATATGCATTTACTGTAAAAGGAAATGGGAATGAAATTCAATATAAAGAAGCAGCAGATGAGGTTATAAAGTTCTCACCTAATTATGCTACAATGGCTAATAAAGTAAAAATGATTGCAAGTTTGAATATTTTATAA
- a CDS encoding DUF2892 domain-containing protein → MLNKYFRTIVGTFILLSIVLTVYINHNWIWFTVFIGLNLIQSAFTKWCLLETILIKVFKLKD, encoded by the coding sequence ATGTTAAATAAATATTTCAGAACAATAGTAGGCACATTTATTTTATTAAGTATTGTACTAACAGTATATATAAATCATAATTGGATTTGGTTTACAGTATTTATTGGTCTAAATCTAATTCAATCAGCATTTACTAAATGGTGCTTACTAGAAACAATTTTAATCAAAGTATTTAAATTAAAGGATTAA
- a CDS encoding efflux RND transporter permease subunit has product MKEGLAGKIAKVFIDSKLTVLLMIVFMVIGVYSSFLIPREEEPQIDVPIADIFVGYPGASPKEIESRVIKPLEKLISNIKGVEYVYSTSMKEQGMVIVQFYVGEDIERSFVKLYNEINKHMDQMPEGVTMPLVKTRAIDDVPMLGLTLWSENYDDYQLSQIAQELDSEIKKVNDVAITHKIGGRNRQLRVVLDKDKLASSGLDFLTVSEMIKKNNSQLSSGSFSKGDTEFLVNTGRFLESVSDVENLVVGVQQNQPIYLKQIATIIDGPEIPKNYVSLGFGQASLKKNNYKSEYPAVTISVAKRKGADAMKIAEVIIDKVSHLRKTLIPDDVHVKISRNYGETASHKVSELLLHLIGSIIAVTLVVMLAMGWRGGLVVFLSVPITFALTLLSYYMLDYTLNRITLFALVFVTGIVVDDSIIIAENMHRHFKMKRLAFKEAALYAINEVGNPTILATFTVIASVLPMAFVSGLMGPYMAPMPIGASIAMILSLFVALTITPYLGCIFLREKENKGVKSKPEKTVEETFIYKIYDKLERPLLENKVKRWFFLGGTFLVLIGTMFLFFTKSVAVKMLPFDNKNEFQVVIDMPEGTTLERTGVVAQEISQYLSTRPEVLNYQNYIGTSAPITFNGLVRHYDLRGGSNMADIQVNLIDKGQRSIQSHGIAKSMRSDIQKIASKYNANVKLVEVPPGPPVLSTIVAEVYGPDYKEQIKIANSIQNILKNTDDVVDIDWMVESDQIEYQFKINKEKAMLYGVTPQQIAYIMNMALSNRPITNLYDENASNQIGIILALDESEKSTISDISQLKVTSQQGNMLPIGDLVDIQQTTSEKSIFRKNQKRVVYVMADMAGKLESPAYAILGMEEKLKQIKIHEGYKLNEMYLGQPDYEDDYTVKWDGEWQITLEVFRDLGIAFLGAILLIYILIVGWFQNFKAPIVMMVAIPLSLIGIILGHWMMGAFFTATSFIGMIALAGIMVRNSVLLIDFINLRLADGIPLKQAAIEAGAVRTTPILLTAGTVVIGAFVILFDPIFQGLAISLMGGTIVSTVLTLLVVPLVYYMIEKKNHK; this is encoded by the coding sequence AATTTCAAATATTAAAGGAGTTGAGTACGTATATTCAACTTCAATGAAAGAACAAGGAATGGTTATTGTTCAGTTTTATGTTGGTGAAGATATTGAACGTTCATTTGTAAAACTCTATAACGAAATTAATAAGCACATGGATCAAATGCCAGAAGGTGTTACTATGCCGCTTGTTAAAACTAGAGCTATTGATGACGTACCCATGTTAGGGTTAACTTTATGGAGTGAAAATTATGATGACTACCAATTAAGTCAAATAGCTCAAGAATTAGATAGTGAAATTAAAAAAGTAAACGATGTTGCAATCACTCATAAAATTGGAGGAAGAAACAGGCAATTACGAGTAGTTTTAGACAAAGATAAACTTGCTTCTAGTGGACTAGATTTTTTAACTGTTTCTGAAATGATTAAAAAAAACAACTCTCAATTAAGTTCAGGAAGTTTCTCTAAAGGTGATACAGAGTTCTTAGTAAATACTGGTAGATTTTTAGAATCTGTATCAGATGTTGAAAATTTAGTCGTTGGAGTACAACAAAATCAACCTATTTATTTAAAACAAATTGCTACAATTATTGATGGTCCAGAAATACCTAAAAATTATGTTTCATTAGGTTTTGGACAAGCTAGCCTTAAGAAAAACAACTATAAATCTGAATACCCTGCAGTTACCATTTCAGTAGCAAAACGGAAAGGTGCTGATGCCATGAAAATTGCTGAAGTTATTATTGATAAAGTTTCTCATTTAAGAAAAACTCTTATTCCTGATGATGTGCATGTGAAAATTAGTAGAAATTATGGAGAAACAGCTTCACACAAAGTCTCAGAACTTCTACTCCATCTTATTGGCTCTATTATAGCTGTAACATTAGTAGTTATGCTTGCCATGGGATGGCGTGGTGGTTTGGTTGTTTTTTTATCTGTTCCAATTACGTTTGCCTTAACGTTGTTAAGTTACTACATGTTAGATTATACTTTAAATAGAATTACACTATTTGCATTAGTATTTGTAACTGGTATTGTAGTTGATGACTCTATTATTATAGCTGAAAACATGCACAGGCATTTTAAAATGAAACGCTTAGCTTTTAAAGAAGCTGCACTATATGCTATAAACGAGGTTGGTAACCCAACTATTTTGGCCACTTTTACAGTAATAGCATCAGTATTGCCAATGGCTTTTGTTTCTGGATTAATGGGTCCATATATGGCACCAATGCCAATTGGAGCTTCAATAGCAATGATTTTATCACTCTTTGTTGCTTTAACAATTACACCATATTTAGGTTGTATTTTTTTAAGAGAAAAAGAAAATAAAGGCGTTAAATCAAAACCTGAAAAAACAGTAGAAGAAACATTTATTTATAAAATTTATGATAAACTTGAAAGACCTTTATTAGAAAATAAAGTAAAACGTTGGTTCTTTTTAGGAGGTACTTTTTTAGTATTAATAGGCACTATGTTTTTATTTTTCACTAAATCTGTAGCTGTTAAAATGCTACCCTTTGATAATAAAAATGAGTTTCAAGTAGTTATTGATATGCCTGAAGGTACAACCCTAGAAAGAACTGGAGTTGTAGCACAAGAAATTTCACAGTATTTATCTACCCGTCCAGAAGTATTAAATTATCAAAATTATATTGGAACATCAGCTCCAATAACTTTTAATGGTTTAGTTCGTCATTATGATTTACGAGGTGGAAGCAATATGGCTGATATTCAAGTTAATCTAATTGACAAAGGTCAACGTAGTATACAAAGTCATGGCATTGCAAAATCAATGCGTTCTGATATTCAAAAAATAGCTTCAAAATATAATGCTAATGTAAAACTGGTTGAAGTTCCACCAGGACCTCCTGTTTTATCAACAATTGTTGCTGAAGTTTATGGTCCAGACTACAAGGAGCAAATTAAAATTGCAAATAGCATTCAAAACATTTTAAAAAACACGGATGATGTTGTAGATATTGACTGGATGGTTGAAAGTGATCAAATAGAATATCAATTTAAAATCAATAAAGAAAAAGCGATGCTTTATGGTGTTACACCTCAACAGATAGCATATATAATGAACATGGCTTTGTCAAATCGTCCTATTACAAATTTATACGATGAAAATGCATCAAATCAAATTGGTATAATACTAGCTTTAGATGAAAGTGAAAAATCTACTATTAGTGATATCTCTCAACTTAAAGTTACATCTCAACAGGGAAATATGCTTCCTATTGGTGATTTAGTAGATATCCAACAAACCACAAGTGAAAAAAGTATTTTCCGAAAAAATCAAAAACGTGTTGTTTATGTCATGGCTGACATGGCAGGAAAACTAGAAAGCCCTGCTTATGCAATTTTAGGTATGGAGGAAAAATTAAAACAAATAAAAATTCATGAAGGTTATAAATTAAATGAAATGTATCTCGGGCAGCCAGATTATGAAGATGATTATACTGTAAAATGGGATGGTGAATGGCAAATTACATTAGAAGTTTTTAGAGATTTAGGAATTGCTTTCCTTGGAGCTATTCTATTAATTTACATTTTAATTGTTGGTTGGTTTCAAAACTTTAAAGCACCAATCGTTATGATGGTAGCAATACCTTTGTCTTTAATAGGAATTATTTTAGGCCATTGGATGATGGGAGCTTTTTTTACAGCTACTTCGTTTATAGGAATGATTGCTTTAGCTGGTATTATGGTTCGGAATTCTGTTTTACTGATTGACTTTATCAATTTAAGATTAGCAGATGGCATTCCTTTAAAACAAGCAGCTATTGAAGCAGGAGCCGTTCGTACAACTCCTATTTTATTAACAGCTGGAACCGTTGTAATTGGAGCTTTTGTAATTCTCTTTGATCCTATTTTTCAAGGATTAGCTATATCATTAATGGGAGGTACTATTGTTTCAACAGTACTTACTTTATTAGTTGTACCATTAGTATACTATATGATAGAGAAGAAAAATCATAAATAA